A genomic region of Planococcus kocurii contains the following coding sequences:
- a CDS encoding L-threonylcarbamoyladenylate synthase, with amino-acid sequence MKTKIVVVDKNVDEEKSYTQAVDILKSGEIVAFPTETVYGLGADATNFEAVSKIFEAKGRPADNPLIVHVDSKETALRYVQEVSSKALDCMDAFWPGALTLILKAEPEIFASNVTAGLQTVGIRVPNHPVALTLLQKLQLPLAAPSANTSGKPSPTLAEHVFHDMESKIPLILDGGATEIGIESTVLDMTSEPPVILRPGKVSKEQIEAVIGTVRSSSGNTSNVPKSPGMKYMHYAPTAPLYLIENEKGLIEKAIEYVQEKGKSIAVISETEYPMADFNFPLSMDSLYASLRKCDLTDADLILASVESGMKENDALMNRLEKAADHKWFS; translated from the coding sequence GTGAAAACGAAAATTGTTGTTGTGGATAAAAATGTGGATGAGGAAAAAAGTTATACACAGGCTGTGGATATTTTGAAATCTGGTGAAATAGTCGCTTTTCCAACCGAAACAGTATATGGTCTAGGAGCAGATGCAACGAATTTTGAAGCAGTCAGTAAAATTTTTGAAGCAAAGGGCCGTCCTGCAGATAATCCACTGATTGTTCATGTTGATTCAAAAGAAACGGCATTGAGATATGTACAAGAAGTATCATCAAAAGCATTGGACTGCATGGATGCTTTTTGGCCGGGTGCTTTGACGTTGATTTTAAAAGCCGAACCTGAAATTTTTGCGTCTAATGTAACAGCGGGTTTGCAAACGGTCGGAATTCGCGTACCCAATCATCCAGTTGCGTTAACCTTACTGCAAAAATTGCAATTGCCTTTAGCTGCGCCGAGTGCCAACACGAGCGGCAAGCCTAGTCCAACTTTAGCTGAACATGTATTTCATGATATGGAGTCTAAAATCCCATTGATTTTGGACGGGGGAGCTACTGAGATTGGTATAGAGTCAACTGTTTTAGATATGACGAGCGAACCACCGGTCATTTTACGTCCGGGTAAAGTTTCAAAAGAACAAATAGAGGCAGTAATCGGAACGGTCCGGTCGTCATCAGGTAACACAAGCAATGTACCTAAATCACCAGGAATGAAATACATGCATTACGCGCCTACAGCTCCTTTGTATTTGATTGAAAATGAAAAAGGCTTGATTGAAAAGGCGATCGAATACGTTCAAGAAAAAGGGAAAAGCATCGCAGTCATTAGCGAAACTGAATACCCAATGGCTGACTTTAATTTTCCACTGTCGATGGACAGCCTCTATGCTAGTTTACGGAAATGCGATTTAACAGATGCTGACTTGATTTTGGCATCAGTAGAATCTGGCATGAAAGAAAATGACGCATTAATGAATAGACTCGAAAAAGCGGCCGACCATAAATGGTTTAGTTGA
- the glpX gene encoding class II fructose-bisphosphatase: MERSLSMELVRITEAAAIASSKWMGRGMKIEADDAATTAMRTVFDTIPMRGVVVIGEGEMDEAPMLYIGEELGTGNGPEVDVAVDPLEGTNIVAAGGWNALAVLAIADRGNLLNAPDMYMDKIAVGPESVGKIDINAPIIDNLRAVAKAKNKDIEDVVATIMDRPRHKDVIDQIRAAGARIKLIGDGDVAGAINTAFDQTGVDILFGIGGAPEGVIAAVGLKCLGGEIQGKLLPQNEEEAQRCMDMGIDVNKVLMMDDLVKGDDAIFAATGVTDGELLKGVQLKGGFAESHTLVMRAKSGTIRFIEGRHSLQKKPNLVMND, from the coding sequence ATGGAACGAAGTTTATCAATGGAATTAGTGCGTATTACTGAAGCAGCAGCAATTGCCTCTTCAAAATGGATGGGCCGCGGCATGAAAATCGAAGCAGATGATGCAGCGACCACAGCGATGAGAACGGTATTTGATACCATTCCGATGCGTGGTGTAGTGGTCATCGGTGAAGGTGAGATGGACGAGGCACCTATGCTTTATATCGGTGAGGAATTAGGAACAGGCAATGGTCCTGAAGTGGACGTTGCAGTAGATCCTTTAGAAGGAACGAATATTGTCGCGGCTGGTGGATGGAATGCTTTAGCAGTTCTAGCAATCGCGGATCGTGGCAACCTGTTAAATGCACCTGATATGTACATGGACAAAATTGCGGTTGGCCCAGAATCGGTTGGCAAAATTGATATCAATGCGCCAATTATTGATAATCTCCGTGCTGTAGCAAAAGCTAAAAATAAAGACATTGAAGACGTGGTTGCGACAATTATGGATCGTCCGCGTCACAAGGATGTTATTGATCAGATTCGTGCAGCGGGAGCCCGCATCAAGCTAATTGGTGATGGAGACGTTGCCGGCGCAATCAATACGGCATTTGATCAAACAGGCGTGGATATTCTATTCGGAATTGGTGGAGCACCTGAAGGCGTAATCGCTGCAGTTGGTTTAAAATGCTTAGGTGGCGAAATCCAAGGGAAGCTGCTTCCGCAAAATGAAGAAGAAGCACAACGTTGCATGGATATGGGTATTGATGTGAACAAAGTGTTGATGATGGATGATCTTGTTAAAGGCGACGATGCTATTTTTGCAGCAACCGGTGTTACAGACGGAGAACTGTTAAAAGGCGTTCAGCTAAAAGGTGGCTTCGCAGAAAGCCACACACTGGTTATGCGAGCGAAATCAGGAACCATTCGCTTTATCGAAGGACGTCACAGTCTGCAGAAAAAGCCAAATCTCGTAATGAACGATTAA
- a CDS encoding low molecular weight protein arginine phosphatase produces MKILFVCTGNTCRSPMAEAILMSKNVAGVEARSAGIFAGIASLSTNAQAVLNQQQISFAHTSKPLDAEDLQWAELVLTMTHSHKMTLLQAYPEVATKLHTLTEFAKDSSKDISDPYGGPLELYEKTFQELKFLIDKIVLKMT; encoded by the coding sequence ATGAAAATTCTTTTTGTTTGCACGGGCAATACATGCCGAAGTCCGATGGCTGAAGCAATCTTAATGTCCAAAAATGTGGCTGGTGTAGAAGCGCGTTCTGCTGGTATATTCGCTGGAATTGCCTCACTCTCTACAAACGCCCAAGCGGTTCTGAACCAACAGCAAATTTCGTTTGCGCATACTTCAAAGCCGCTCGATGCTGAAGATTTGCAGTGGGCAGAATTAGTTTTAACTATGACCCATTCACATAAAATGACGCTGTTGCAAGCATATCCGGAAGTGGCCACTAAACTTCATACGTTAACTGAATTCGCCAAAGATTCGAGTAAGGATATTAGTGATCCATACGGTGGACCACTGGAGCTGTATGAAAAAACATTCCAAGAACTCAAGTTCTTAATTGATAAAATCGTTCTCAAAATGACGTGA
- a CDS encoding TIGR01440 family protein, protein MQTLWQLQLEEVLSELEQQIEFRKGQVFVVGCSTSEVAGKRIGTGGGLDIAESLFGPLAKFAARHHLFLAFQGCEHINRALTVERRAAEKYGWEPVTVIPAPKAGGSMSAYAFGNMIDPVVVEEIQAHAGIDIGQTMIGMHLKRVAVPLRTSVKLVGEAVVASATTRPKLIGGERANYNRELVQSREGYTDGID, encoded by the coding sequence ATGCAAACTTTATGGCAATTGCAACTTGAAGAGGTTTTAAGCGAATTAGAGCAGCAGATCGAATTCAGGAAAGGCCAAGTGTTTGTAGTCGGCTGTTCAACATCAGAAGTAGCAGGAAAGCGTATCGGAACAGGTGGAGGCCTGGATATTGCAGAAAGTTTGTTTGGACCTTTAGCAAAATTTGCAGCTCGCCACCATCTCTTTTTGGCGTTTCAAGGCTGCGAACACATTAACCGGGCCTTGACTGTAGAGCGCCGGGCAGCTGAAAAATATGGCTGGGAACCGGTCACGGTGATTCCTGCTCCAAAAGCGGGAGGGTCAATGAGTGCATACGCATTCGGTAATATGATCGATCCTGTGGTGGTAGAAGAAATCCAGGCACATGCGGGGATTGATATTGGACAAACAATGATTGGCATGCATTTAAAAAGAGTTGCCGTTCCGTTGCGTACATCTGTTAAACTAGTAGGTGAAGCGGTTGTGGCATCCGCTACGACACGGCCGAAATTAATTGGCGGTGAGCGTGCGAACTATAATCGTGAGCTTGTTCAATCACGGGAGGGATATACGGATGGAATTGATTAA
- a CDS encoding thymidine kinase: MYVMKQTGWVELICGSMFSGKSEELIRRVRRSQFAKQKIAVFKPKIDDRYSKEEVVSHNGSTVIALPISFSSEMWEYITDEFDVIAIDEAQFFDEDIIGNVQKLANHGFRVIVAGLDQDFRGRPFGPMPALLAIAEQVTKLQAVCTVCGSPASRTQRLIDGKPAGSDDPTILVGASEAYEPRCRHHHEVPTGVTVK; encoded by the coding sequence ATGTATGTTATGAAGCAAACAGGCTGGGTCGAATTGATCTGCGGAAGTATGTTTTCCGGGAAATCGGAAGAATTGATTCGCCGTGTCCGTCGTTCCCAATTTGCTAAACAGAAAATTGCTGTATTTAAACCGAAAATCGACGATCGTTATAGTAAAGAAGAGGTCGTTTCGCATAATGGTTCAACTGTAATTGCCTTGCCCATTTCTTTCTCATCTGAAATGTGGGAATACATTACGGATGAATTTGATGTAATTGCTATAGATGAAGCTCAGTTTTTTGACGAAGATATTATTGGCAATGTTCAGAAACTCGCCAATCACGGATTCCGTGTAATTGTTGCGGGACTCGACCAAGACTTTAGAGGCCGTCCGTTCGGACCAATGCCAGCACTACTCGCAATTGCTGAGCAAGTAACAAAACTTCAAGCAGTTTGCACAGTTTGTGGTTCACCGGCAAGTCGCACGCAACGTTTAATCGATGGAAAACCGGCAGGCTCGGACGATCCAACCATTTTGGTCGGCGCATCAGAAGCCTACGAACCTCGCTGCCGCCATCACCATGAAGTGCCGACTGGCGTTACTGTTAAGTGA
- the glyA gene encoding serine hydroxymethyltransferase has protein sequence MELIKTQDPAVYEAMNAEKGRQEANIELIASENFVSQAVMDAQGSVLTNKYAEGYPGKRYYGGCEYVDVVENIARDRLKEIFGAEHANVQPHSGSQANMAVYTAILDKGDTILGMNLNHGGHLTHGSKVNFSGMQYNFVEYGVTEEEQLIDYEAVRQAALEHKPKMIVAGASAYSRQLDFAKFREIADEVGAYLMVDMAHIAGLVATGAHSNPVPHAHFVTSTTHKTLRGPRGGLILCNAEFAKKIDKTIFPGIQGGPLMHVIAAKAVAFGEAQQPEFKTYIEQVVKNADALAKALIAEGVNIVSGGTDNHLLLLDLRSLNLTGKVAEHVLDEVGITTNKNTIPFDPESPFVTSGIRLGTAAVTSRGFKEQDMKEIAAIMAMLLKNPEDESVKKDATERTAKLTAAHPLYK, from the coding sequence ATGGAATTGATTAAGACGCAAGACCCAGCAGTATATGAAGCGATGAATGCAGAAAAAGGAAGACAAGAAGCGAATATCGAATTGATTGCTTCTGAAAACTTTGTTTCGCAAGCCGTTATGGATGCACAAGGATCAGTATTAACAAACAAATACGCAGAAGGCTATCCGGGCAAACGCTATTACGGAGGCTGTGAATATGTAGATGTGGTTGAAAACATTGCACGTGACCGGCTGAAAGAGATTTTTGGCGCAGAGCATGCGAACGTTCAACCTCACTCAGGATCACAGGCCAATATGGCTGTATACACAGCCATTTTGGACAAAGGCGATACGATTCTTGGGATGAACTTAAACCATGGTGGGCATTTAACACATGGTAGCAAAGTGAATTTTAGTGGGATGCAGTATAATTTTGTTGAGTACGGAGTCACGGAAGAAGAGCAATTAATTGATTATGAAGCAGTTCGTCAAGCGGCATTAGAGCATAAGCCAAAAATGATCGTTGCTGGAGCAAGTGCTTACTCACGTCAATTGGATTTTGCTAAGTTCCGTGAAATTGCTGATGAAGTTGGCGCATACTTGATGGTCGACATGGCTCATATTGCAGGTCTAGTTGCTACTGGAGCTCATTCCAATCCTGTCCCTCATGCTCATTTCGTTACATCGACTACGCATAAAACATTGCGTGGGCCACGTGGTGGATTGATTCTTTGTAACGCAGAATTTGCGAAAAAAATTGATAAAACGATTTTCCCAGGAATTCAAGGCGGTCCGCTTATGCATGTAATCGCAGCGAAAGCCGTTGCATTTGGCGAAGCGCAACAACCAGAATTCAAAACCTATATTGAACAAGTTGTAAAAAATGCGGATGCACTAGCTAAAGCATTGATCGCAGAAGGTGTGAATATCGTATCTGGCGGCACGGACAATCATTTGCTGCTGCTCGATCTTCGTTCGTTAAATCTGACCGGGAAAGTTGCAGAACATGTACTTGATGAAGTTGGTATTACGACGAACAAAAATACCATTCCATTCGATCCGGAAAGCCCATTTGTCACATCGGGTATCCGCTTAGGAACTGCTGCTGTTACATCTCGTGGATTTAAAGAACAGGATATGAAAGAAATTGCTGCGATTATGGCCATGCTTTTGAAAAATCCGGAAGACGAAAGCGTGAAAAAAGATGCTACAGAACGTACGGCTAAACTAACTGCTGCGCATCCCTTATATAAATAA
- the prfA gene encoding peptide chain release factor 1, whose product MFDRLQSVEDRYDRLNELLSDPDIVSDTNKLRDYSKEQSDLQETVESYREYKDLTTQLAEAKAMFDEKMDADMREMVKEEVSELDQQVSVVEERLHKLLIPKDPNDDKNVIMEIRGAAGGDEAALFAGDLYRMYTRFAESNGWKVQVMDSNPTGLGGFKEIVFMITGKGAYSKMKYENGAHRVQRVPETESGGRIHTSTATVACLPEVEEVEVDIHENDIRTDTYASSGAGGQSVNTTMSAVRLTHLPTNTVVTCQDEKSQIKNKASAMKVLRARVYEKFQQEAQAEYDAVRKSAVGTGDRSERIRTYNFPQNRVTDHRIGLTIQKLDQILQGKMDEIIDALIIEEQSARMESLNNDQA is encoded by the coding sequence ATGTTTGATCGATTACAATCAGTAGAAGATCGGTATGACCGTTTAAATGAATTGCTAAGTGATCCAGATATCGTTAGTGATACCAATAAGTTACGCGACTATTCAAAAGAACAATCAGACTTGCAAGAAACGGTTGAAAGTTACCGTGAATACAAAGACTTAACCACTCAATTGGCAGAAGCCAAAGCCATGTTCGACGAAAAAATGGATGCCGATATGCGTGAAATGGTCAAAGAAGAAGTGAGTGAACTAGACCAACAGGTTTCGGTTGTTGAAGAGCGCCTTCACAAATTATTGATTCCAAAAGATCCGAATGATGACAAAAACGTTATTATGGAAATTCGTGGAGCAGCAGGTGGCGATGAAGCAGCTTTGTTCGCTGGAGATTTATACCGCATGTATACGCGTTTTGCTGAATCCAATGGCTGGAAAGTGCAAGTAATGGATTCAAATCCGACGGGTCTTGGCGGATTCAAGGAAATCGTCTTTATGATTACCGGTAAAGGCGCTTATTCAAAAATGAAATACGAAAATGGCGCACACCGTGTACAACGCGTTCCGGAAACAGAATCAGGCGGACGTATTCATACTTCTACTGCTACGGTTGCTTGTTTACCAGAAGTTGAAGAAGTAGAAGTTGATATTCATGAAAATGATATTCGTACCGATACGTATGCATCTTCTGGAGCGGGTGGACAATCGGTAAACACGACCATGTCAGCTGTTCGTTTGACGCATCTTCCGACGAATACAGTAGTAACGTGTCAGGACGAGAAATCACAAATTAAAAACAAAGCGAGTGCAATGAAAGTATTACGTGCGCGTGTTTACGAAAAATTCCAGCAAGAAGCTCAGGCTGAATACGATGCAGTCCGAAAATCAGCTGTTGGAACGGGTGACCGTTCTGAACGAATCCGCACATATAATTTTCCTCAAAATCGTGTAACGGATCATCGAATTGGTTTAACCATTCAAAAGTTGGATCAGATTTTACAAGGGAAAATGGATGAAATTATTGATGCCTTGATTATTGAAGAACAATCTGCTCGTATGGAAAGTCTCAATAATGACCAAGCTTAA
- the rpiB gene encoding ribose 5-phosphate isomerase B, translating into MRVAISSDHGGNNLRKEIVNLMNEIGIEYKDFGPHTDDSVDYPDYAKPVADLVASGEFDRGILICGTGIGMSISANKVKGIRCALVHDVFSAKATRGHNDSNILAMGERVIGPGLAREIAQTWLTEEFEGGRHEKRIQKITDLEK; encoded by the coding sequence ATGAGAGTAGCAATTTCATCAGATCATGGCGGCAATAATCTACGGAAAGAAATCGTTAATTTAATGAACGAAATTGGGATTGAATACAAAGATTTTGGTCCACATACAGACGATTCAGTAGATTACCCAGATTATGCAAAACCGGTAGCAGATCTTGTAGCAAGTGGAGAATTTGATCGGGGTATTTTGATTTGCGGCACGGGTATCGGGATGTCTATCTCTGCGAATAAAGTTAAAGGAATCCGTTGTGCACTTGTGCATGATGTATTTAGTGCAAAAGCGACAAGAGGACATAACGATTCGAATATTTTAGCAATGGGCGAGCGCGTTATTGGTCCAGGTCTTGCACGCGAAATTGCGCAGACTTGGCTAACTGAAGAATTTGAAGGCGGTAGACACGAAAAACGCATTCAAAAAATCACAGACCTCGAAAAATAA
- the rho gene encoding transcription termination factor Rho: MATITISALENMTLKELYNLAKEYKLTNYSKLSKKELIFAILKTRAEQEGFFFMEGVLEIIQSEGFGFLRPINYSPSSQDIYISASQIRRFDLRNGDKVSGKVRPPKENERYFGLLQVEAVNGEDPEVAKERVHFPGLTPLYPDRHIRLETTPAHLSTRIMDLVSPVGFGQRGLIVAPPKAGKTMLLKEIANSITTNHPEAELIVLLIDERPEEVTDIERSVNADVVSSTFDEVPENHVKVAELVLERAMRLVEHKRDVVILMDSITRLARAYNLVIPPSGRTLSGGIDPAAFHRPKRFFGAARNIEEGGSLTILATALVETGSRMDEVIYEEFKGTGNMELHLDRSLAERRVFPALDIRRSGTRKEELLIEPKQLEKLWAIRKTFSDTHDFGERFLKKLGQTNTNEEFFEQLATEMKTHRNNKKMI, encoded by the coding sequence ATGGCAACGATAACAATCTCCGCACTGGAGAATATGACGTTAAAAGAGCTTTACAATTTAGCAAAAGAATACAAGCTGACTAACTACAGTAAGCTATCTAAAAAGGAACTAATTTTTGCGATTTTGAAAACGCGTGCAGAACAAGAAGGTTTTTTCTTTATGGAAGGTGTATTGGAAATTATCCAATCTGAAGGTTTTGGTTTCTTACGACCAATCAATTATTCGCCTAGCTCACAGGATATTTATATTTCCGCTTCTCAAATCCGTCGTTTTGATTTGAGAAATGGCGATAAAGTTTCAGGGAAAGTACGTCCGCCGAAAGAAAATGAACGCTATTTCGGGTTGCTGCAAGTAGAAGCAGTCAACGGTGAAGATCCAGAAGTGGCGAAAGAACGTGTTCACTTTCCAGGGCTTACACCACTTTACCCAGATCGTCACATTCGTTTAGAAACGACGCCGGCTCATTTATCTACGCGCATTATGGATTTAGTATCGCCTGTCGGATTTGGTCAGCGCGGTTTAATCGTAGCGCCGCCTAAAGCGGGTAAGACAATGCTACTAAAAGAAATCGCTAATTCCATTACAACGAATCACCCAGAAGCAGAACTAATTGTCTTGCTAATAGATGAACGTCCAGAGGAAGTAACGGACATCGAGCGATCAGTAAATGCAGATGTCGTGTCGTCGACGTTTGATGAAGTCCCTGAAAACCACGTGAAAGTCGCTGAACTTGTTCTTGAACGTGCTATGCGCCTCGTTGAACATAAACGAGACGTAGTTATTTTAATGGACTCAATTACGCGCCTAGCTCGAGCATATAATTTGGTGATTCCTCCGAGTGGACGTACACTATCAGGAGGAATCGATCCAGCAGCTTTCCACCGACCAAAACGCTTTTTCGGAGCAGCACGTAATATCGAAGAAGGCGGCAGTTTAACTATTTTAGCGACAGCTTTAGTAGAAACTGGATCGCGTATGGATGAAGTTATTTATGAGGAATTTAAAGGAACAGGTAACATGGAATTGCATCTTGACCGCAGTTTGGCCGAGCGCCGAGTCTTCCCAGCACTTGATATTCGTCGTTCTGGCACACGTAAAGAGGAATTGTTAATTGAACCGAAACAACTTGAAAAGCTTTGGGCTATTCGAAAAACGTTCTCGGATACACATGATTTTGGAGAACGTTTCCTGAAAAAACTAGGTCAAACAAATACCAATGAAGAATTTTTTGAGCAATTAGCAACTGAGATGAAAACGCATCGGAACAATAAGAAGATGATTTAA
- the prmC gene encoding peptide chain release factor N(5)-glutamine methyltransferase — translation MTKLKYVYEALKRASSYLEENGREEGAARVLLQHELGLSYSGLMASMRDEITEAQLESFWANIELHTKGIPVQHLTGTEEFYGRQFRVNADVLIPRPETEELIEETLQLIERHMLKKEIAIADIGTGSGVIAITMKCELPQAQVTATDISEPALQTAMQNAEELNAEIDFRLGDVTKPIENQKWDVILSNPPYIAYAEAPGLSDSVRDFEPHHALFADNEGLALYEKMAKQFPKLLNKPGIIGFEIGYQQGAAVEKMLKRAFPTALIYCKKDINKNDRMVFAVIE, via the coding sequence ATGACCAAGCTTAAGTATGTTTATGAGGCCCTGAAGAGGGCTTCTTCTTATTTAGAGGAAAATGGCCGCGAAGAAGGAGCCGCACGTGTTCTTCTTCAACACGAACTGGGTCTTTCGTATTCAGGGTTAATGGCATCAATGCGTGATGAAATAACCGAAGCGCAATTAGAAAGTTTTTGGGCGAATATTGAACTACACACAAAAGGAATTCCTGTCCAACATTTGACAGGTACAGAAGAATTTTATGGGAGGCAATTTCGCGTAAATGCCGATGTATTAATTCCTAGACCAGAAACTGAAGAGTTAATAGAAGAAACGCTGCAACTAATCGAACGCCATATGTTAAAAAAAGAAATCGCAATTGCGGATATTGGTACGGGAAGTGGTGTTATTGCCATTACGATGAAATGTGAATTGCCACAAGCGCAGGTCACTGCGACAGATATCTCCGAGCCAGCGCTACAAACAGCAATGCAAAATGCGGAAGAGTTAAATGCTGAAATTGATTTTCGGTTAGGTGATGTAACAAAACCAATCGAAAATCAAAAATGGGACGTTATATTATCCAATCCGCCCTATATCGCCTATGCAGAAGCCCCAGGACTATCGGATAGCGTTCGTGATTTTGAGCCGCATCATGCTTTGTTTGCAGATAATGAAGGATTGGCACTTTATGAAAAAATGGCAAAACAATTTCCTAAATTGCTAAATAAACCGGGAATTATCGGGTTTGAAATAGGTTATCAACAAGGAGCTGCCGTAGAAAAGATGCTAAAAAGAGCTTTTCCGACAGCATTAATCTATTGTAAAAAAGATATCAACAAAAATGACCGAATGGTTTTTGCGGTAATCGAGTAA
- the rpmE gene encoding 50S ribosomal protein L31 encodes MKTGIHPDYKQATVTCSCGNSFTTGSVKENINVELCSECHPFYTGRQKFAAADGRVDRFNKKYGLKEEINE; translated from the coding sequence ATGAAAACAGGAATTCACCCAGATTACAAACAAGCTACAGTAACTTGCTCATGTGGAAACTCTTTCACAACTGGTTCTGTAAAAGAAAACATCAACGTTGAGCTTTGCTCGGAATGTCATCCATTCTACACTGGACGTCAGAAATTCGCAGCAGCTGATGGCCGCGTAGATCGTTTCAACAAAAAATACGGCTTAAAAGAAGAAATTAACGAGTAA